Sequence from the Catenuloplanes indicus genome:
GACCGACGCTATCCCCGCAACCGCGCCCCCGCCGGGGCCAGGATGTACCACCCGGAGGCTGATGTGCCGGGCCGGCCGCTGAGCCGCCGCCACCCGGCCGGTGCGCCGGTCGTGCTCGTCCCGCCGGCCGGCGCCTGCGCCGTGGCCGAGGCGGACGAGACCCGGTACGCCGGTGAGCGCTCGGGTCCGGTACCTCGCGGCTTGACATTGTTCCGGGAACACGGCGTTGCCTGGTCCCGTGACAAGCGTCGTGGGCACCGCGGCGGCATGACCGACTGGCTCGGGATCGTCGTCGCCGCGGCGCTGGTCTCCCTGATCCCCGGCGTGAACCAGCTCGCCGTCGCCGCTCGCCACCGTTCGACCCGGGCCATGGCCGGCCATGCCGGGCGGCTCGCCGCGGTGGTCGTCCTGATCGGCCTGCTCGTCGCCGGACTCGGTGCCGTACTGATCGCGTGCGAGACCGAGCCGGCCGCGCTCTGCTGATCCGGACGCGGCGTCACCGAGCGGAATACCCGCCTGGCTCGGTCGCGTTGCCGCCGCACGACGCCGGAAGAGGAAGAACTCGAGAGGCAAACCATGCGTGCACTCGTCGTCGATCACAGCCGTCCGTCCGGAGTACGCCTGGCCGAGGCGCCGGAACCGGTGCCGGCCGCCGATGAAGTGATGGTCCGGGTGGGTGCGTTCGCGCTGAACAACGGTGACCTCGCCACCGTGGACGGCTCGGCCGACGGCACCGTTCCCGGGTGGGAGGCGGCCGGTCACGTGGTCCGGGCGGCGGCCGACGGCTCCGGTCCCGCGGTCGGCACGCCGGTCACCACGTTCGGCGGTGACGGGGGCTGGGCCGAGTTCCGCGCGGTCGGCACCGGCCTGCTCGGCACCGCGCCGGACGGCGCGGATCTCGCGTCCATCAGCACCGTTCCGGTAGCGGCCAGCAGCGCGCTGCGCGCCCTGCGCCGGAGCGGCTCGACGCTCGGCCGCCGGATCATGGTCACCGGAGCGACCGGCGGCGTCGGCCGCTACGCGATCCAGCTCGCCCGCCTGGGCGGCGCCCTGCCGGTCGCGGTGACCAGATCTCCGGAACGGTACGGCGACGAGCTCCGCGACCTCGGCGCCGGTGCCGTGGTCGCCGACCCGGCCGACTACGGCGACACCGTGCACACCGTGATCGACACCGTCGGCGGCTCGCTGCTGGTGCGCGCCTTCGACCGGCTGGAGAACCGCGGCGTGCTGATCGCGCTCGGCCATCTCGCCACCGAGGACGAGGTGTTCCCGCGCGGCGCCCTGATGGCCGATCCGCGGCGCCACGACCGCACCGTCGTCAGCTTCCACCAGTTCGACGGCGCTCCGCTGCCGCCCGACTTCACCTGGCTGAGCGGGCAACTGGCGCACGGCGTGCTGCGGCCGTCCATCGCCTGGCGAGGCTCCTGGGAACAGGCGGACGACGCGATCGCCGCGATGCGCCACGGCACCCTGCACGGCAAGGCCGTCGTCGTCACCGGCTGATCAGCGCGCCGCGTCGTCCCCGGCCGCACGGGCCTGGCGCAGCTGCTCGTGGGCGAGCACGCTGGCGCGGGTGATCACGTCGATCTGGGCGGCGTTGTAGAGCGCGGTCACCGCGTCGACGAACGTCTGCCGGGTGGTGTGCGCGTTCCTGGTCGTGCGCCCGGCCTGGTCGGTCAGCCACGGGTAGTCGGCGAGGTTACGGGCGATCATCGGGGCCACCTGCTCGGCGAGCCGCCGGCGGGTGGCCTCGCCCGCGTCCGCGGGCAGGTTGTCCAGTTCCGCGGTGACCGGGCCGGCGTCCTCCTCCGCCATCCGTCGCAGGTCCTTCATGGCGTCGCTGTCGTACAGCCGGGTGTAGACGTGGATGAGCGAGGTGTCGGCCTCGGACAGGCGCGGCGCGACCGACTCGAAACCCGCCGGGGTGTCGGCCGGCACGCCGCCGCGCAGGACGACGGCGATGTCGTCCCGCGCCTTCTGCAGGCGCGCGATCTCGGCCGCGAGCTGCGCGTCCACCTGGCGCAGCACCTCCGGCGGGACGTCACCGTTCAACCGGGCCGCGCCGATCTCGGACAGCGGCACCCCCAGCTCCACCAGGCGCCGGATGCGCAACAGGCAGACCAGATGCGGTACGCCGTACTGCTTGTACCCGTTCGACCGGCGCTCCGGGAGGTCGAGCAGGCCGAGCCGGTGATAATGCCGGACGGTGTTGACCGTCGTACCGGCCAGCTCGGCGAGTTCCCGGGTGCTCCAGGCCACGTCCGGTCCCTTCCTGGATCGCACCGGGCAGGTCGCGGCCGGCGCCGGAAAGAAGCCAAGCGTAGCGACGGCCGAAGCCGGTGGGCGAGCACCCCGCGGCAGCTCGAAGGGAGGCAACACCGTGTTCCTGGGACAGGGTCAAGCCGTCGGCGGGTGTGAGGAAGCGGACCCGGTGCCGGCCGCGTTCCACTGCCTAAGCTGTCGGCCATGGAAGGCATCGTGGACACGGTCGTACTGATCGCGATCGCTGTGATCGGGGCCGCGCTGGCCCGTCGGCTCGGGTTCATCGCACCGCTGGTGCTGCTGGTGGCCGGTCTCGGACTGTCCTTCGTGCCGGGCGTGCCGGTGGTGCACGTCGAGCCGGAGCTGGTGCTGGTCGGCATCCTGCCGCCGCTGCTGTACGTGGCCGCGCTGCAGACGTCGGTCCCGGCCTTCCGCCGCGCGCTGCGCCCGATCATGCTGCTCGCGGTCGGGCTGGTCGTCTTCACCGCGCTGCTCACCGGGTTCCTGCTGCATCTGCTGCTGCCGGAGGTGCCGCTGGCCGCGTGCGTCGCGCTCGGTGCCGTGGTGGCGCCGCCGGACGCGGTGTCCGCGATCGCGATCGCCCGCCGGATCGGCCTGCCCCGCCGGATCATCACGCTGCTCGAGGGCGAGAGCCTGCTCAACGACGCGACGGCGCTGGTCCTGGTCCGGATCGCCGGTGGCGCGCTGACCGGGGCGGCGATCGGCTTCTGGGAGATCAGCCGGGACGTGGTGGTGATCGCCGGCGGCGGCCTGGCGCTCGGCTTCGTGGCCGCGATCCTGGCCGCCTGGCTGCACCGGCGGATCGAGGACCCGCTGCTGGACGACGCGTTGTCGCTGCTCACCCCGTTCGTCGTGGTGGTGGTCGCGGAGACGCTGCACACCTCCAGCGTGGTCGCGGTCGTGGTGGCCGGCCTCTACCTGGGCCACCGCATCCCGGACCTGCTGTCGCCGACCTCCCGGCTGCAGATGGACGCGGTCTGGCGGCTGATCGTCTTCCTGCTCGAGGGGGTGGTCTTCCTGCTGGTCGGCCTGCAACTGCGCGACCTGGTCGGCGACCTGGAGACCGGCCTGGCCACCACGGTGAGCGTGACCGCGCTGGTGTTCGGTGCGATCGTGGTGCTCCGGTTCGTCTGGATGTACCCGGCGACCTACCTGGCGCGGCTGATCCCGCGGGTGCGCAGCCGGGAGGAGCGGCCACCGGTGGGCGAGCCGACCGTGGTGGCCTGGGCCGGGATGCGGGGGGTGGTCACGCTGGCCGCGGTGCTGACGCTGCCGGCGTCCGACGACGTGCCCGGTGGTTACCCGCGGGACCTGTTCGTCTTCACGGCCTTCGCGATCATCGTGCTGACCCTGCTGATCCAGGGCACCACGCTGCCGGTGCTGGCCCACCGGCTGGGGGTACGCGAGGACACCGGCACCGCGGACGCGCTGGCCGAGGCGGCCGTGCAGACCCGGGCCACCCGCGCCGCGCTGGAGGCGCTGGACCGGCACGCCGGCGACGCGCCGGCCTCGGTGGTGGAACGGCTCCGCGCGATGGCGGAGCACCGCGACCACGGTGCGTGGGAGCGGCTGGGCCGCCAGGACCGGGAGACGCCGTCCGCGGCGTACCGACGGCTCCGGCACGAGATGATCCTGGCGGAACGGGAGGTCTTCCGGACCGCCCGGAACGACGGGCGGATCCCGGAGGAGGTGCTCAGCCGCGCCCAGCGCGACCTGGACCTGGAGGAGTCCCAGCTGAACCGGGGCGACGACTGAGCCGCCGGGACCCGGTTCAGCCGTGCGGTGCGTCCGCCGGGCCGTCGTGGCGGGTGTACCGCAACGCGCCGCTGGGGCAGCGGTCCACGACGGCGGCCACCGCGGCGGCGTCGGCGTTGTCCGGGGTGATCCAGGGCCGGGCCGTCACGTCGAACACCTCCGGCGCGCGTCCGGGTGCGACACGATCGATCTCCCGTACGCGGACGCGATGGATCTGCTGCAACCGATCCGGGTCTTCGCACGCCACCGGGCGCTGCTCGACGACGGCCCGCACGAGCGCCGTGCGATCCTCGCCCGATGGCGCGCGAGCCGCGTCGCCGCGACCACACGCTGACCGGGCACGCCGGCGTCACCGGTTGACCTTGTCGCGGGTACCTGGTTCTCACTGGAGCGATGGACACCGAGCGACAGCGCGGCGTGGGCCGAGTACCGGCCCGGAATGTTCGGTCCGGTGATGTGTCCTGATAAGTCAGGAGTTTCTAGCCGCTCGCACCGGAAAGGTGACCCGTTCATGGTTCAGCACGTCTCGATTCCGCGCGGCCCGATCGACCTCGCCGGACACCTGTACCTGCCGGACGGCTCCGACGCGCCGGCGGAGCCGCTGCGCGCCGTGGTGCTGTCGACGCCGGGGAGCAGTGTGAAGGAGCAGATCGGCGCCAACTACGCGTCGCGCCTCGCCGCCCGGGGCATCGCGGCGCTGGTCTTCGACCCCGCCCACCAGGGCGAGAGCGGTGGGGAGCCGCGCGACCTGGAGGATCCGTACCGGCGCGGTGAGGACATCTCGTACGCGATCGACGCGCTCGGCACGATCCCCGGCATCGACCCGCAGCGGATCGGCGTCCTCGGCATCTGCGCCGGTGGCGGCTACGCGATCCACACCGCACGCACCGATCACCGGATCAGGGCGGTCGGCGCGGTCGACCCCGGCGAGATCGGCGCCTCGTTCCGCGGTTTCCAGGCAGCCGGGCCGGTGGCCGCGCTGGACGCACTGGCCCAGGCCCGGATCGAGGAGACCCGTGCCGGCCGGCTGACCCGGGAGCAGTGGCTGCCCGACACCATGGCGGAGGCCGAGGCCGCCGGGGTGACCGATACCGACCTGCTGCAGGCGATCCGGTTCTACCGCACCGACCGTGGCCACCACCGGAACTCGACGAACCGCCGGCTCACCCGGAGCGACCCGCTGCTCATCGGCTTCGACGCCTTCCACCTGGTCGACCAGCTCATGACCCAGCCGCTGCAGCTCGTCCTGGCCGAGCACCTGGACGGCACCGGCTTCGACTCCGCCGGGAAACGGCTCTGGGAGATGGCGCCGAACCCGGTCGACCGCATGGTGATCAAAGGCGCCCGCCACTACGAGATGTACGACGTCCCGGCGTACGTCGACCCGGCCGTCGACCGGCTGGCCGCCTTCTACACCGCACACCTCTGACCCCACCACGAGGCGAGACATCCATGACATCGAGGATTCCCTGGTACGGCCCGTTCTGGGGCGGTAGATGAGTACCGAGGCAGGCGAGATGATGTCCACTCGCGACGGCCGGCGGCTGGACGTGGTGGTGACCGGCCCGGCCGGCGGCGTGCCACTGGTCTTCCACCATGGCACGCCGGGAGCGGCCCGGCCGTTCGGTTTCCTGGAGCGGGCCGTGCACGAGCGCGGCCTGCGGCTGGTGACGTTCTCCCGGGCCGGCTACGGCGGCTCCACCCGCGCGCCGGGCCGGGCCGTGGTGGACGTGGCCGCGGACGTACGGGACGTGCTCGACCGCCTCGGCGCCCCGCGCTGCCTGGTCGCGGGCTGGTCCGGTGGCGGCCCGCACGCTCTCGCGACGGCGGCGCGGCTGCCGGAGCGGGTCACGGGGGCGCTGGTGGTCGCCGGGGCCGCACCGTACCGGGCCGACGGCCTGGACTTCCTCGCCGGCATGGGTGCGGACAACGTCACGGAGTTCAGCGCGGCCGCGCGCGGCGAGCGGGAACTGCGCTCCTACCTGGAGAAGGAGGCCGAAGGGCTGCGCGACACCGACGCGGCCGGGCTGATCGCCGGGTTGTCGGCCCTGCTGCCGCCCGTGGACCCTGCCGTGCTGACCGGGGGGTTCGGCGTGGACCTGGCGGCCGGCCTGGCGGAGGCGCTGCGCCCGGGGGTCGACGGCTGGCTCGACGACGACCTCGCGCTCACCGGGGACTGGGGCTTCGACCTGGCCGAGATCGCGGTGCCGGTCCACCTGTGGCAGGGCCGCGAGGACCTGATGGTGCCGTACGCCCATGGCGAGTGGCTCGCCGCCCACGTGCCGGGGGTGACCGCCCACCTCGAGCCGGGGGAGGGCCACCTGTCGTTGCTGGCTGGCGCCTTCGGCCGCATGCTGGACGCGCTCGTCACCGCGCGTTGAGCCCGGCTGGCCGGCTCGGGCGGGGTGCCTGCCCGAGCCGGCCGTCGGGGTCATCCGTTCTGGATCCAGCCGGTCGTCTGCACCGGGGGCTTGGGCGGCTCGACCGCGGTCACGCCGCCGTCGACCGGGATGACGGTCGCGTTGACGTACGAGCCGCCGGGGCCGGCGAGGAACGCGATCACCTCGGCGACGTCCTCCGGCTGGCCGACACGGCGCAGCGGGATGAGGTCGATGTACCGGTCCAGCCACATCGCCGGAGCGCTGGTGTAGGTCGGGCCGGGCGAGACCGCGTTGACCCGCACGTTGGCCGGGCCGTACTCGGCGGCGAAGGCCCGGGTGATGGCGTTCACCGCCCCCTTGGTCGCGACGTAGATCGCGTTGTTGTCGTCGCCGAGGACGGCGGACCCGCTGCTGATGTTGATCACGCTGCCGCCGCCACGCTCGGCCATCTTCGGTGCCAGGGCGGCCGTCAGCAGGAAGATCGCGCGGACGTTGGTGTCGAACAGCGTGTTGTACTGCTCGGTGGTGAAGCTGGCGCTGGGACCGAAGGCGCCGGCCCCGGCGCTGTTCACCAGGATGTCCACCTCGCCGGCCTCCTGGGCGAGCCGGCGCACGTCGTCCTCGCTGGTCAGGTCCGCGGCGACGAAACGGGCCGCGCCGCCGTCCGCCGTGATCTTCTCGACCACCTCGGCCCCGCGCTCCGGGTTGCGCCCGGAGATCACCACGCGTGCGCCCCGCGCGGCCAGGATGACGGCTGTCGCCCGCCCGATGCCGCTGGTGCCGCCGGTGACCAGGGCCGTCTTGCCGGTCAACTCGCTCATGACTGACTTCCTCCACTCTCGATGATGCTGTCGTAACCGCTTTGAGCAGGCAATAATTCCGGACCGACTGATCGGTGCAGAATTACCGTAGCACTTGTGGATCGATCGGTACGCAATTGGTAAGCTCGATCACGTGAACATCCGGAAGAACGCACCCGTCGGCCGGCCCCGGGCCTTCGACGCCGACGAGGCTCTCGACCGGGCGATGCGGGTGTTCTGGCAGAACGGCTACGAGGGCGCGAGCCTGCCCGACCTGCTCGGGGCCATGGGCATCAGCCGCACGAGCATGTACGCGGCGTTCGGCAACAAGGAGGACCTGTTCCGCAAGGCGCTGGTCCGCTACGCCGACGGCCCGGCGTCGTACGGCGCCGAGGCGGTGGCCGAGCCGACCGCCCGCCAGGTGGCAACGGTCTTCCTGCACGGTGCGGTCCGCAGCGCCACCATGCCGGGTTACCCGACCGGGTGCCTCAGCCTGCGGGCCTCCCTGATCGGCGGCGAGGACGGTCAGGTCATCCGGGACCTGCTGGCCGCGTGGCGCGACGAGACCAGCGCCATGCTGCAGAAGCGTTTCCAGCGGGCCGTCGACGAGGGTGACCTGCCCGCGGGGACCGACCCGGCGCTGCTGACCCGGTACGTCATGACGATCGGCAACGGCGTCGCGGTGCAGGCCGCCGCCGGCGCCCCGCGTGACGAACTCCAGCTGATCACCGATGCCGTCCTGGAGAGCTGGCCACCCGTGCTCGCCCGGCCGCACGGGGAACGCTGACCGGCGGACGGCACCGGGCCGGCGACAACTCAGTCATCGGTTCCGCCTCTCGGTGGTGGGGGCGCGCTGCCGGCGGCCAGGGCGGCGGCCCGGCGCAGCACGTCGAGTTGCGCGGTGTTGTAGATCGACGACACGGCGTCGAGAAAGGTCTGCCGGGTGACGTGCTCGCTGGCGGACAGATGCCCGGCCGGATCACGGAGCCACGGGTGGTCGAGCAGACTGCGGGAGACGATCGGTGCGAGTCGGTCGGCGAGGTCCTGCCGGGTCGCCTCGTCCGCATCCGGCGGCAGGGCGGCGATCTCCGCGCTGACCGGGTCGGTGCCCGCCTCGGCCATGCCTCGCAGGTCCTTCAGCGCGTCCTCGTCGAAGAACTGGGTGTGGGCGGGGACGGGCGAGGTGCCGTCCCCGGGCACGTCGGCCGCCCCGGCCTGGAGGTCTTCCTGCCCGGCGGGGAGCACGGGCGCACCACCGCGGTCGGGATGAAGATCGCGGACGGCCGCCTGATCGTCGCGGGCGGCGCCACCGGCAAGGTCTTCGTCTACGCGGCCGGCACCGGTGCGCTGCTGCACGTCTTCGACTCGGGCGTGCGCACCGGACTGGTCAACGACGTCGCGATCGCGCCGAACGGGGACGCCTACGTCTCCGACTCGTTCCACCCGGTGCTCTACCGGATCACCGCGGCGCAGCTGGCCGCGCGGACCGTGCACCAGACGCTGCGGACGGCGGTCGACCTCCGGGGCACGCAGGTCGCGTACGAGGACGGCATCAACGGCAACGGGCTGGTCGTCACCGCGGACGGCCGCTACGTCCTGCTGGCCGACACCAACTCGTACGCGCTGTACCGGATCAGCACCCGGACCGGCGCCGTCACCACCGTCGACCTCGGCGGCGTCGACGACATCGGCCCGGACGGCATGCTGCTGCGCGGCGGCCAGCTGTACAGCATCACCAGCCTCGACCACCCCGAGGGCGAGATCAGCGTCCTGCGGCTGAGCGGCGACTACAGCCGGGCGAGGGTCGTCCGCCGGATCAACGGCGCGGGCATGCACATGCCCTCGACGGCCGCGTTCGACGGCCGGGACCTGCTGGTGGTCAACTTCCAGTGGATGGTGGAGAACCCGGAACTGCCGTTCACCGTGGTGCGGGTGGCCGTCTGACGGCGACGGCGAGAATT
This genomic interval carries:
- a CDS encoding zinc-binding dehydrogenase; protein product: MRALVVDHSRPSGVRLAEAPEPVPAADEVMVRVGAFALNNGDLATVDGSADGTVPGWEAAGHVVRAAADGSGPAVGTPVTTFGGDGGWAEFRAVGTGLLGTAPDGADLASISTVPVAASSALRALRRSGSTLGRRIMVTGATGGVGRYAIQLARLGGALPVAVTRSPERYGDELRDLGAGAVVADPADYGDTVHTVIDTVGGSLLVRAFDRLENRGVLIALGHLATEDEVFPRGALMADPRRHDRTVVSFHQFDGAPLPPDFTWLSGQLAHGVLRPSIAWRGSWEQADDAIAAMRHGTLHGKAVVVTG
- a CDS encoding MerR family transcriptional regulator, producing MAWSTRELAELAGTTVNTVRHYHRLGLLDLPERRSNGYKQYGVPHLVCLLRIRRLVELGVPLSEIGAARLNGDVPPEVLRQVDAQLAAEIARLQKARDDIAVVLRGGVPADTPAGFESVAPRLSEADTSLIHVYTRLYDSDAMKDLRRMAEEDAGPVTAELDNLPADAGEATRRRLAEQVAPMIARNLADYPWLTDQAGRTTRNAHTTRQTFVDAVTALYNAAQIDVITRASVLAHEQLRQARAAGDDAAR
- a CDS encoding Na+/H+ antiporter, producing the protein MEGIVDTVVLIAIAVIGAALARRLGFIAPLVLLVAGLGLSFVPGVPVVHVEPELVLVGILPPLLYVAALQTSVPAFRRALRPIMLLAVGLVVFTALLTGFLLHLLLPEVPLAACVALGAVVAPPDAVSAIAIARRIGLPRRIITLLEGESLLNDATALVLVRIAGGALTGAAIGFWEISRDVVVIAGGGLALGFVAAILAAWLHRRIEDPLLDDALSLLTPFVVVVVAETLHTSSVVAVVVAGLYLGHRIPDLLSPTSRLQMDAVWRLIVFLLEGVVFLLVGLQLRDLVGDLETGLATTVSVTALVFGAIVVLRFVWMYPATYLARLIPRVRSREERPPVGEPTVVAWAGMRGVVTLAAVLTLPASDDVPGGYPRDLFVFTAFAIIVLTLLIQGTTLPVLAHRLGVREDTGTADALAEAAVQTRATRAALEALDRHAGDAPASVVERLRAMAEHRDHGAWERLGRQDRETPSAAYRRLRHEMILAEREVFRTARNDGRIPEEVLSRAQRDLDLEESQLNRGDD
- a CDS encoding (4Fe-4S)-binding protein, encoding MACEDPDRLQQIHRVRVREIDRVAPGRAPEVFDVTARPWITPDNADAAAVAAVVDRCPSGALRYTRHDGPADAPHG
- a CDS encoding alpha/beta hydrolase, whose protein sequence is MVQHVSIPRGPIDLAGHLYLPDGSDAPAEPLRAVVLSTPGSSVKEQIGANYASRLAARGIAALVFDPAHQGESGGEPRDLEDPYRRGEDISYAIDALGTIPGIDPQRIGVLGICAGGGYAIHTARTDHRIRAVGAVDPGEIGASFRGFQAAGPVAALDALAQARIEETRAGRLTREQWLPDTMAEAEAAGVTDTDLLQAIRFYRTDRGHHRNSTNRRLTRSDPLLIGFDAFHLVDQLMTQPLQLVLAEHLDGTGFDSAGKRLWEMAPNPVDRMVIKGARHYEMYDVPAYVDPAVDRLAAFYTAHL
- a CDS encoding alpha/beta fold hydrolase, which codes for MSTEAGEMMSTRDGRRLDVVVTGPAGGVPLVFHHGTPGAARPFGFLERAVHERGLRLVTFSRAGYGGSTRAPGRAVVDVAADVRDVLDRLGAPRCLVAGWSGGGPHALATAARLPERVTGALVVAGAAPYRADGLDFLAGMGADNVTEFSAAARGERELRSYLEKEAEGLRDTDAAGLIAGLSALLPPVDPAVLTGGFGVDLAAGLAEALRPGVDGWLDDDLALTGDWGFDLAEIAVPVHLWQGREDLMVPYAHGEWLAAHVPGVTAHLEPGEGHLSLLAGAFGRMLDALVTAR
- a CDS encoding SDR family NAD(P)-dependent oxidoreductase, with product MSELTGKTALVTGGTSGIGRATAVILAARGARVVISGRNPERGAEVVEKITADGGAARFVAADLTSEDDVRRLAQEAGEVDILVNSAGAGAFGPSASFTTEQYNTLFDTNVRAIFLLTAALAPKMAERGGGSVINISSGSAVLGDDNNAIYVATKGAVNAITRAFAAEYGPANVRVNAVSPGPTYTSAPAMWLDRYIDLIPLRRVGQPEDVAEVIAFLAGPGGSYVNATVIPVDGGVTAVEPPKPPVQTTGWIQNG
- a CDS encoding TetR/AcrR family transcriptional regulator is translated as MNIRKNAPVGRPRAFDADEALDRAMRVFWQNGYEGASLPDLLGAMGISRTSMYAAFGNKEDLFRKALVRYADGPASYGAEAVAEPTARQVATVFLHGAVRSATMPGYPTGCLSLRASLIGGEDGQVIRDLLAAWRDETSAMLQKRFQRAVDEGDLPAGTDPALLTRYVMTIGNGVAVQAAAGAPRDELQLITDAVLESWPPVLARPHGER
- a CDS encoding SMP-30/gluconolactonase/LRE family protein, giving the protein MKIADGRLIVAGGATGKVFVYAAGTGALLHVFDSGVRTGLVNDVAIAPNGDAYVSDSFHPVLYRITAAQLAARTVHQTLRTAVDLRGTQVAYEDGINGNGLVVTADGRYVLLADTNSYALYRISTRTGAVTTVDLGGVDDIGPDGMLLRGGQLYSITSLDHPEGEISVLRLSGDYSRARVVRRINGAGMHMPSTAAFDGRDLLVVNFQWMVENPELPFTVVRVAV